Genomic window (Nicotiana sylvestris chromosome 7, ASM39365v2, whole genome shotgun sequence):
gagacgcacttcctaagataagtttcaccagtaggagacgcacttcctaagttcagtttcaccaataggagacgcacttcctaaaaatatttcaccagtaggagacgcacttcctaagcaagtttcaccagtaggagacgcacttcctaagcatcagtttcaccaataggagacgcacttcctaagtttcagtttcaccagtaggagacgcacttcctaagttaatttcaccgataggagacgcacttcctaagtttatttcaccaataggagacgcacttcctaagtttcagtttcaccaataggagacgcacttcctaagtttcagtttcaccaataggagacgcacttcctaagataagtttcaccagtaggagacgcacttcctaagtcagtttcaccagtaggagacgcacttcctaagtcagtttcaccaataggagacgcacttcctaagcaagtttcaccaataggagacgcacttcctaagttaatttcaccgataggagacgcacttcctaagtttatttcaccaataggagacgcacttcctaagcaagtttcaccaataggagacgcacttcctaagttaatttcaccgataggagacgcacttcctaagtttatttcaccaataggagacgcacttcctaggttcagtttcaccaataggagacgcacttcctaagcaagtttcaccaataggagacgcacttcctaagcaagtttcaccaataggagacgcacttcctaagcaagtctTACCcagcaggagacgcacttcctaagaacaagtttcatcaataggagacgcacttcctagattcatttcacccataggagacgcacttcctaagtttagttctaccaataggagacgcacttcctaagcaagttttacccattaggagatgcacttcctaagaacagtttttccaataggagacgcacttcctaagcaagcttcaccagtaggagacgcacttcctaatttgattcattttaagttcgaccgtaggagacgcacttcctaatcgagattttatttcataggagacgcacttcctagtttctaatcactgaagttttcacccttaggagacgcacttcctagtttagctcagtccgattcaaccatagaagacacactttctagtttgagtcattgaggtttttattttagcagacacatttgctagcaagggttttggttttactcataggagatgcacatcctagacTTTAGTTtgctctcatcattgcatcagtggtgtaagtgagttacaattttgctaacgactcacaaatcttcccagtacaaactggttaggaaattttgtttgttttgtttgttttgattgtcagggacccgcctgtagaacggaggttgttgcgtgtcgaagatagaagaagtcaggagtccgcctgtagaacggagaaatatttttcaaaatcaagcagtgaAAATCAAgtaaggattttatggtcattttactaagaattgggttgccagatttttttcagattaattacgaaattgccgctgaattcgtatttaaaaatctgcactattttcaaatattgaaaccaacatatctccttcaatataaggtcaaatggagtgattcaatagcctaacttgactaaaatttcacaaaGAATCCATTGGAAGCGAGTTTCAGGATCATTTGACATGAGAATCGAGGCAGAATAGCtagcagaaaaatatataaaacaagggtttgttcatttgatcatattttgagttggggagctcggatttgggtgattttggaggcAATTTTTGCCATATGTATTGGGGTAAATGttttctactcggttttggttacaTTTTATGAATCCACCTTCGTTTTTgacatttgattgatgatttcaaagtgaaatttggggggttttgcctaaggtttcataaagtgaatttttaaattttgaatatcgattcggagtcggaattggatgaaactagtatggttggactcataattgaatgagttatcggattttgtgagtgggttccgagatgtgggctcgagtTGGggtttttggccgattttgggcttttgattaaagattcaaccttttTGATTGGGATTAGTTGCGTTAGCATTGTTTGAcgtatttgagttatttttggttAATTTCGAGCCGTTCGAAGGTCGGAATGCGCGAGATGGCattttttggagcatcgcttggcttgctcggtattggaattgggttgtttgaggtaagtaatgattgtaaatcttgtcttgagggtatgaaaccccagatttcacattgcTTTACTATGTTGAGGTTATgcgcatgctaggtgacgggcgtgtgggcgtgcaccattggagattgtgacttggtccgtcccgtagcaattataaagttgcgtatttgacttaaattatatgatacttatgtgttttagaaagaatttcccctaaattgggctgaatgctatatttgggccttgtgccagagctgtttggacccttaggggctttttcttattatcctctcattgtttttgatttaagatctatactcagtcatgctatgtttactgatttcacaactcagtctttattactatgtgtttatgcataaaatgatattttgggctgagcaacCTATTTTACTAATAgctcgagtggcttgagaggtttctgactaagtgaggccgggggcctatgttgtgaggatattatgggatcgagttgcatgctgataagtaggattttaacatgttttatacccatacttgcatgcgctttgagtgtaaattgctacaaaatagtcccaaaaagcttacagattgcgcttgattgcaggtttgagctataaagtgacaaatcgtcaaagatcggctcaaattggagtgaaacctgctcaagtgccaAAGATCAGTAGAGTGaagacattcagaacttggtgcggaccgcaccatcatgtcatgcggccgcatCATAAAAGTTCAGAGACTGGGAACTTACAAGCCATGCCCCATGCGGCCGCGTCCCAGTTCTtgcggcccgcgtctcactcatgcggccgcacaatgttgctatgcggtcgcgtccaataagttcagagagtattatattccagaagcaaacTACGCGGCCGCGTCcaacttcatgcggcccgcgctccctcccatgcggccgcactctatggtcacgcggcccgcatcagtgaagttcagagaagctgcgaaacctttcatgcggccgcacaacaactttgtgcggtccgcgcaagtTTTCACGCGGCCGCaccccaactttgtgcggtctgcatcaccattttcagagagcaagattcagaggtcaagcaacccagtgcggccgcgtgccatctttgtgcggtccgcactaaccccgcaggagcatttttgtccagtttttccaaccCACTATAagtagaacattttaccatttttaggtcaagttttgtacAACTGACagctgctgcactcgtgagacttatgttttggcctatattaggcatttttagcttagtttcatcatagattattgtagtttagcattagaaattaattaatatggttgtttcatcttctatttcttcatgttttgctttaattatgtctagctaaacccattagctagggttgtggctcaaccctagtgtgagtaattaaTGGGTATTTCTTCTtactgatagattgatattgggtgtttgttatttgggttaattttatggtttaattaaggattgatggttgcaaacattgattctagcttagtgggtcttgacctttcttgagaaagagagtctatgaccccagaattgacccaacaagggatTGGGGTGgatccatgagaaatggtagtcccaattaacgggttaaacctcgagagagtaatcaccctacttgaaccctagttgcttggtctaattggcctacccaattgatctcgagagagtcaattgggaaaaatcgctctctctaccgagaggtgtgagagtgagtacaAATGTGcacggttataacattgatcccaatTATGTCAATCTATTCTTAGTAacctctacccgttagttaaccacctaggtgatgccacgaccctagtacctttctctatattaatcacaacttagaacatacccttttagcataaattagcttaaacttgtagttgataatagtagtgattaaacaaaaacccaaaaaatggtagaagtacaattaggagcaaacacgcattcctagtctaaacaaatacgcaactccactccaagctccctgtggaaattgaccccgataccactattcaggtaaaagtattagcgcccgctCCTCTTATCATTGTGTAAGGTTGAGTTCGCCGCGATCAACTTTTTGGTGTCGTTgtcggggagcttacggtgttgactatttgtgtagctagaattgtgttttgcttctctttccttcttgtttactaattttgtttgtgtcgataaATCAGGTACAGTGGCTCTTAATGGAAATGACCCTCTCGgtaatgtgatagcgggggaggaggtagaggatctagaacaagatgaggtcttacctcaacttccacggagaggccgacatgtcaatataaatgtaaatgagaacaacaacactccagaccctcctccggcaccgccgaggtggctcccagagttttaccaaatcaaggatatgccagtgctattgttcctccccgaatccgggcggggaactttcaaatcacaaatgttatgctgaccttgctcgagcaaagaggttatttcacgggtgcctccgatcaaaatgcctacaagcacttgaaggggttcgtggatacatgttggggtagcaagcagacaaacgtgtccgaggatgcgttgagattgaggcttttcccgttttctcttcggggtaaagcattggattggttagaaaggctccccaatcattctattacaacatgggatgaattggcggacaaatttattgccaagttcttctctccaagtcatatggcagctcttcgggatgaaattctagctttcaagcaagagccaacggaacctttgcatgagatatgggaaagatatagaacaatggtgaaagagtgccctaataacgatatgaccgaggctatgattcaacaaaccttttatcggggcatcaataccacaaatcaatgcatcgtgaaccaattggcctgagggaactttatgaaactttcttaccaagaggcatgtgatgtacttgatgaaatggccgacacctcttcggcatggcaaagccgagcaaacgtgccccaaggtgaccccacggtcacccatttgcacaaggaattgcacgatcatggccaagctatcactgagcttacaacaactatgaatcaattggcaaaggcgaaattgcaacaagtccaaaactcgcgccaagtcaacgcaatggaaggtgtttctatgttgaaaaggaggcaaagaggacaacaacctcaagctaattgtgaacaatatgacaacaacaatgatggtggagattattcaaatgagtgctatgatgatcaaagcgaggaggtccaatatgtcaacaactatcaagggaatagaggtaactcttcaaaccaacaatggcgtcctcaaggtaattggggcaatcaacaacaaggcggaggtaattggaataacaacaaccaaaacaacaattggggtaatcaaggcaaccaaggaaattggcatggtaataacaataattggggcaacaacaacaatcaaggagggtggaacaatggcgggaaccaaggcaaccgggggcaaggttttcgaaggcccccatgtaccaacaaccgaataatccacccccctttccttctcaaggtccgagttcatCCGGAAGAgagatggggagaattgaaagcatgttcgagcaaatgatgaaaaagaaccaagattccaaggcccaattagcttcgcataacacatctatccggaacttggaagtgcaattaggccaaatctctcagtctttaaatactcaccCAAAGAGTGCtataccaagtgatacggtagtaaaccccaagggtgggcacaataattATGTGATGGCAGTGATAatgcgaagtggaagaggcggtgatgtgcatgcctcaagaggaaaccaagttacggtggatgaagatgagttacgagataatgaaatacctttggtggttgaagatgtagttgaaccaagtgtgagagatgatgtgcggattgatgttCATGAAGGTTGAGGAAGAAACacaagaggccgtgaacccgtctagggaacacgtgattgatatgCCCGAGCCGGTGGTGCCCAAAGCTCGAGCACCCTTACCTcgacctcctccgccctatcctcaacggttggccaagcaaaagggtgacaaccaatttaagaaattcattgagatgatgaagagtttgactatcaacgtgcctttggtggaggcactcgagcaaatgccgggatacgcaaagttcatgaaagatttggttacaaaaaagagatcaatggagtgtgagacaatcaagatgacccatcaagtgagtgcaattgtacATTCTATGGCTCTGAAACTTGAGGATcccggtgcattcactatcccatgtaccattggaagtgcggactttgcaaaagccctttgtgacttgggggcaagtatcaatttaatgccatattcggtcttcaagaccttgggaatcggacaacctcgtccaacttctataagGCTTtaaatggcggaccggtcaatgaaacgacctttggggattattgatgaCGTCCTTGTtcatgttgataagttcatattgccggccgattttgttatcttggattgtgaggtggattttgaggTTCCAATTATCCTTGGAAAACCTTTCCTAGCTACGAGGAAGGCTTTGGTAGATGTCGAGGCGGGAGagttgaccttccgtgttggtgatgaaaaggtggtgttccatgtatgcaaatctatgaggcaaccgaatagcaccgaggtgtgttcgtttgttgacattgtcacggcggtgatagtggatgacacaagcgcaatggtGAATGTTAAAGACTCACTTGAAATCGttctcttgaacatggatgttgatgatgatgctgggaGAGTTGAATGTTTAAACGTTTTGCATGgtatgggctcgtattcttatgagcctaggaagttatctttggatcttgagaattgcaaaactcccccaaccaagccatctattgaggagccgccggtgttggagttgaaaccacttcctcctcacctcaggtatgaatacttGGGCCTTAATTTCACTTTGCTTGTTATTCTTTcgtcttgtttgactaacgtgcaggttgacgccacttgggcggttctacaaaagcgcaagagggcaattggatggacattggcggatatacGGGGCATAAGCCccaccttttgcatgcataagatcatattGCAGGAGGATGCGAGTCCCTCACTTGAACACCAAAGGAGACTCAAcgaagctatgcaagaagtggtcaaaaaggaagttatcaagtggcttgacgtcggtgtggtgtatcctatttctgacagctcatggacttctccggtgcaatgcgtACCGAAAAAGGGCGGGATGATTGTGGTAACCAATGCCAataatgagttgattcctactcggacggtgacaggatggagagtttgtatggactatagaaagcttaacaaggtgactcgaaaggatcatttcccgttgccgttcctcgaccaaatgcttgatcgtcttgcgggtcggtcgttctattgctttttagatgggtattcggggtacaatcaaattctcatttccccagaagatcaagaaaagacgaCATTTACATGTCCCTACGGCACATTCACATTTTCGAGGATGTCGTTTGTATTGTGTAATGCCCCAGCGACCTTTCAATGATGTATGATGACAATTTTCactgacatggtggaagatatattggaggtctttatggatgattttagtgtggtggGAAACTCCTTTGAGGAATGTTTGACAACtttggaccgagtgttggcctgatgtgaagatacaaacctagtcctcaattgggaaaaatgtcattttatggtagaagagggtattgTCTTGGGTCATAAAATTTCGAAGAAaggtattgaagttgacaaagccaagattgaagtcatttcaaggttacctcccctacttctgtcaaaggggtgaggagctttttggggcacgcgggtttctaccaaaggttcatcaaagatttctctaaggtagttaatcCGTTATGCAAGTTGTTAGAGAAGGAGGCCAAATTTGTTTTTGATGAGAAGTgcatggaggctttcgagctgcTAAAACACAAGTTGACAACAACCCGTATCATCACCGCACacaattggagcttgccatttgagctcatgtgtgacgctagtAATGTTGTGGtaggggcggtcttgggccaaagaatcaacaagatattccatccagtgtactactcaagcaagacgatgaatgaagctcaaagaaactatacagtcaccgagaaggaattgctagctattgtgtttgccatggaaaagttccGACCGTACCTTATGGGGGACAAAGTAattatccataccgatcatgctgcccttaggtatttgatgaccaagaaagattcaaaagcaaggttgatgagatgggtgcttcttcttcaagagtttgatctcgaAATTGTGGACCAcaaaggaagtgaaaatcaagtggcggaccatttgtcccgcttggaagaagaggggaggccttctgacgaccttgaaatcaatgatgcattcccggatgaacaactccttgcggtatctATGCATGATATGC
Coding sequences:
- the LOC138873042 gene encoding uncharacterized protein → MADRSMKRPLGIIDDVLVHVDKFILPADFVILDCEVDFEVPIILGKPFLATRKALVDVEAGELTFRVGDEKVVFHVCKSMRQPNSTEVCSFVDIVTAVIVDDTSAMVNVKDSLEIVLLNMDVDDDAGRVECLNVLHGMGSYSYEPRKLSLDLENCKTPPTKPSIEEPPVLELKPLPPHLRYEYLGLNFTLLVILSSCLTNVQVDATWAVLQKRKRAIGWTLADIRGISPTFCMHKIILQEDASPSLEHQRRLNEAMQEVVKKEVIKWLDVGVVYPISDSSWTSPVQCVPKKGGMIVVTNANNELIPTRTVTGWRVCMDYRKLNKVTSPTSVKGVRSFLGHAGFYQRFIKDFSKVVNPLCKLLEKEAKFVFDEKCMEAFELLKHKLTTTRIITAHNWSLPFELMCDASNVVVGAVLGQRINKIFHPVYYSSKTMNEAQRNYTVTEKELLAIVFAMEKFRPYLMGDKVIIHTDHAALRYLMTKKDSKARLMRWVLLLQEFDLEIVDHKGSENQVADHLSRLEEEGRPSDDLEINDAFPDEQLLAVSMHDMPWFADVANYLVTGIILYELSYNQRKKLNRDSLNYYWDEPYLFKICTDRVICRCVPEEEQLNILEACHSSPYGGHHGG